From one uncultured Paludibacter sp. genomic stretch:
- a CDS encoding conserved hypothetical protein (Evidence 4 : Unknown function but conserved in other organisms) has protein sequence MPENYTQSHWIVITNPKAGKRKLPAQKKFILTELNKATIPHTFIETEYAGHAIKIARENAEKGFLNFLVLGGDGSISEVINGIFSAEIEDTSKVKIALIPRGTGNDWGRFWKLKKNDKSSFKIFLEGYSRFIDIGKITLKHQEQTSFRYFINSVGFGLDAKVADLTHTLKHYVGSFSLLYTISLLIAVFRYKSINSRIEINGVPHYINLFTMNIANGPYSGGGIKQNPSALPYDSIFDMMFVEKPTLKDILTVLPHIFNGKITKHKVIQSFKTEKIVLNCDKGTFFETDGLVSKNAQNFEISILPKSIQMVVPEEFIKH, from the coding sequence ATGCCTGAAAATTACACACAAAGTCATTGGATAGTAATTACTAATCCAAAAGCAGGAAAACGCAAACTTCCCGCTCAAAAAAAATTCATCCTTACGGAACTAAACAAAGCAACTATTCCACACACATTTATTGAAACGGAATATGCGGGACACGCCATAAAAATAGCTCGTGAAAATGCTGAAAAAGGATTTCTGAATTTTCTTGTTTTAGGTGGCGATGGTTCGATAAGCGAAGTAATAAACGGAATTTTTTCTGCTGAGATAGAAGATACTTCCAAGGTGAAAATTGCTTTAATTCCGCGCGGTACGGGAAATGACTGGGGACGTTTTTGGAAATTAAAGAAAAATGATAAATCATCTTTTAAGATTTTTCTCGAAGGTTATTCTCGTTTTATCGATATAGGCAAAATTACCCTGAAACATCAGGAACAAACTTCTTTTCGTTATTTTATAAATTCTGTTGGGTTTGGATTAGATGCAAAAGTGGCTGATTTAACACACACATTGAAACATTACGTGGGAAGTTTTTCGTTGCTTTACACCATTTCATTACTGATTGCAGTTTTTAGATACAAATCAATAAATTCAAGGATTGAAATAAACGGAGTTCCGCATTATATCAATCTTTTCACTATGAATATTGCCAACGGACCTTACAGCGGAGGCGGTATCAAACAAAATCCTTCCGCGCTTCCTTACGATAGTATTTTTGATATGATGTTTGTGGAAAAACCAACCTTAAAAGATATTTTAACCGTTTTACCTCATATTTTTAATGGTAAAATAACCAAACATAAGGTAATTCAATCGTTTAAAACAGAGAAAATTGTTTTAAATTGTGACAAAGGAACGTTTTTTGAAACAGATGGCTTAGTGAGTAAAAATGCGCAGAACTTTGAAATAAGCATTTTGCCTAAATCTATTCAAATGGTTGTACCGGAAGAATTTATAAAACACTGA
- the aroC gene encoding Chorismate synthase, whose protein sequence is MNTIGKLFTFTSFGESHGKAVGGIVDGCPSGITLDEEFIQKELNRRRPGQSSISTPRNEEDKVEFLSGIFEGKTTGTPIAFVIWNKNQESKDYDHLKDVYRPSHADYTYQQKYGIRDHRGGGRSSARATAAWVAAGAIAKLALKQLGVEITAYTSQVGHIAVENSYENLDLSLIENNIIRCPEQNTAEKMIAYIDELRQDGNSIGGIISCVAKGVPVGWGEPVFDKLQARLANAMMNINAVHGFDYGRGFEGVHLTGAQMNDAFVKENEKVTTKTNNSGGIQGGISNGEDIYFRVLFKPVATISKKQETLDKELNKIELEAHGRHDPCVLPRAVPIVEAMTAVTLVDLYLMNKQ, encoded by the coding sequence ATGAACACCATAGGCAAACTTTTTACATTTACATCGTTCGGAGAATCGCACGGCAAAGCCGTTGGAGGCATTGTTGACGGATGTCCTTCGGGAATTACATTGGACGAGGAATTTATTCAAAAAGAATTAAATCGTCGCCGTCCGGGACAATCTTCCATTTCCACTCCACGTAACGAAGAAGACAAAGTGGAATTTCTTTCGGGTATTTTTGAGGGAAAAACTACCGGAACTCCCATCGCGTTTGTAATTTGGAATAAAAATCAGGAAAGCAAAGATTACGACCATTTGAAAGACGTGTACCGTCCTTCGCACGCAGATTATACTTATCAGCAAAAATACGGAATTCGCGACCATCGTGGAGGAGGACGCAGTTCTGCACGCGCTACTGCCGCTTGGGTTGCAGCGGGAGCTATTGCTAAATTAGCATTAAAACAACTTGGCGTGGAAATTACCGCATACACATCGCAGGTAGGACATATTGCTGTTGAGAATTCGTATGAAAATCTGGATCTTTCGCTAATTGAAAACAATATTATTCGCTGTCCGGAACAAAACACAGCCGAAAAAATGATTGCTTATATTGATGAATTGCGTCAAGATGGAAATTCAATCGGAGGAATTATCAGTTGTGTTGCAAAAGGAGTTCCTGTAGGTTGGGGAGAACCGGTTTTTGACAAATTACAAGCTCGCCTTGCGAATGCAATGATGAATATAAATGCCGTTCACGGTTTTGATTACGGGCGTGGTTTTGAAGGAGTTCATTTAACCGGAGCTCAAATGAACGATGCTTTTGTAAAAGAAAACGAAAAAGTTACGACCAAAACCAATAATTCCGGTGGAATTCAGGGTGGAATAAGCAACGGAGAAGATATTTATTTCAGAGTATTGTTCAAACCGGTAGCAACTATCAGCAAAAAACAGGAAACACTTGATAAAGAATTAAACAAAATAGAATTGGAAGCCCACGGACGCCACGATCCTTGCGTTCTGCCACGCGCTGTTCCTATCGTAGAAGCAATGACTGCAGTAACTTTAGTTGATTTGTATTTGATGAATAAACAATAA